GCCCGCCGCCAACGTCTGGGTGCACCGGGTGCCCGTCGACCTCGACGTGGCCGCGATCTTCGACCCGTTCGGCAACGCCGTGCACACCGCGCTGTCCTTCCCGCTCGTCGGCGAGGACGTCCTCATCACCGGCGCGGGACCCATCGGCCTGATGGCCGCCGCGGTGGCCCGGCACGCCGGTGCCCGCCACGTCATGATCACCGACGTCAGCGAGGAGCGGCTGGAGCTCGCGCGCAAGATCGGCGTCAGCCTCGCGCTCGACGTCTCCGGCGCCACGATCGCCGACGGGCAGCGCACGCTCGGACTGCGTGAGGGCTTCGACATCGGCCTGGAGATGTCCGGCCGCCCCGAGGCGCTGCGCGACATGATCGCCAACATGACGCACGGCGGCCGGATCGCGATGCTCGGCCTGCCCGCCCAGGAGTTCCCCGTCGACTGGGCCCGGATCGTCACCTCGATGATCACCCTCAAGGGCATCTACGGCCGCGAGATGTTCGAGACCTGGTACGCGATGTCGGTCCTGCTGGAGGGCGGGCTGGACCTGGCCCCCGTGATCACCGGCCGGTACGGCTTCCGCGACTTCGAGGCGGCGTTCGCCGACGCGGCGAGCGGCCGCGGCGGCAAGGTCATCCTCGACTGGACGGCGTAACGCCCGCCC
This genomic stretch from Streptomyces sp. Go-475 harbors:
- the tdh gene encoding L-threonine 3-dehydrogenase produces the protein MKALVKQKAEPGLWLADVPEPAVGPGDVLIKVLRTGICGTDLHIRAWDGWARQAINTPLVVGHEFVGEVVETGRDVTDIGVGDRVSGEGHLVCGKCRNCLAGRRHLCRATIGLGVGRDGAFAEYVTLPAANVWVHRVPVDLDVAAIFDPFGNAVHTALSFPLVGEDVLITGAGPIGLMAAAVARHAGARHVMITDVSEERLELARKIGVSLALDVSGATIADGQRTLGLREGFDIGLEMSGRPEALRDMIANMTHGGRIAMLGLPAQEFPVDWARIVTSMITLKGIYGREMFETWYAMSVLLEGGLDLAPVITGRYGFRDFEAAFADAASGRGGKVILDWTA